In Streptomyces sp. NBC_00569, a single genomic region encodes these proteins:
- a CDS encoding GntR family transcriptional regulator, with translation MEQARTRADSAASGLPAGVPEQRGTAGWHQVPEQTRGEHTHSETPLPPRPRVERTSVRGQVLDALRTALVDGELVPGEVYSAPVLGDGLGVSATPVREAMQQLAREGAVEVVPNRGFRVTERSARELAELAEVRALIEVPVVLRLARTVPVARWAELRPLADATAVAAAGGDRAHYAETDRAFHRAMLALGGNEQLVQVADDLHRRSQWPLPGGGPLSRRADLVADAAEHMALLAALEAQDLAVVQALVREHFAGAAD, from the coding sequence GTGGAGCAGGCCAGAACGCGCGCCGACAGCGCCGCCTCAGGGCTGCCCGCGGGCGTTCCCGAGCAGCGGGGCACCGCCGGGTGGCACCAGGTGCCCGAGCAGACCCGGGGCGAGCACACCCACAGCGAGACGCCGCTGCCGCCGCGCCCCCGCGTCGAGCGCACCTCCGTGCGCGGGCAGGTGCTCGACGCGCTGCGCACCGCGCTCGTCGACGGCGAGCTCGTGCCCGGCGAGGTCTACTCCGCGCCCGTCCTCGGGGACGGACTCGGCGTCTCCGCCACGCCTGTCCGTGAGGCCATGCAGCAGCTGGCCCGCGAAGGTGCCGTCGAGGTCGTGCCGAACCGCGGCTTCCGGGTCACCGAGCGCAGCGCCCGCGAGCTCGCCGAGCTGGCCGAGGTGCGGGCACTGATCGAGGTGCCCGTGGTGCTGCGGCTCGCCCGTACGGTGCCGGTGGCGCGCTGGGCCGAGCTGCGGCCCCTGGCCGACGCGACGGCCGTCGCGGCCGCCGGCGGCGACCGCGCGCACTACGCGGAGACGGACCGCGCCTTCCACCGCGCGATGCTCGCCCTCGGCGGCAACGAACAGCTCGTCCAGGTCGCCGACGACCTGCACCGCCGCTCGCAGTGGCCCCTGCCCGGCGGCGGACCGCTGTCCCGCCGCGCCGACCTGGTGGCCGACGCCGCGGAACACATGGCACTCCTCGCGGCGCTGGAGGCCCAGGACCTCGCGGTGGTGCAGGCGCTGGTGCGGGAGCACTTCGCCGGAGCGGCGGACTAG
- a CDS encoding (2Fe-2S)-binding protein, with amino-acid sequence MPFPASAPVATSALTPAYTRLTEVFAGLRITELAETEQPPQGSGWVAAARLAEGGPALDAFLAWDNAQVLKDYGQQARPDVVASFGLHRYAWPACLLVTVPWFLDRRVPRLPVTNVAFQRTLGRMAVRVTDFACLPGDPAAALPGAHVVPDEEALRAEVRAAVADHLGPVLTGFGPRMRRGPRALWGMATDEIVEGLWYIAHLLGEERRAMRELELLLPGTTKPYVGKPAFRELTGPDGQSLPTRDRASCCLFYTLRPEDTCVTCPRTCDADRVARLSATA; translated from the coding sequence ATGCCTTTTCCCGCATCGGCCCCCGTGGCCACCAGCGCGCTCACGCCCGCGTACACCCGGCTGACCGAGGTGTTCGCGGGTCTGCGGATCACAGAGCTCGCCGAGACCGAGCAGCCCCCTCAGGGCAGCGGCTGGGTCGCCGCCGCCCGGCTCGCGGAGGGCGGGCCCGCCCTCGACGCGTTCCTCGCGTGGGACAACGCGCAGGTGCTCAAGGACTACGGGCAGCAGGCCCGCCCGGACGTCGTCGCCAGTTTCGGCCTGCACCGTTACGCCTGGCCCGCCTGCCTGCTGGTCACGGTGCCGTGGTTCCTGGACCGCCGCGTCCCGCGCCTCCCCGTGACGAACGTCGCCTTCCAGCGCACGCTGGGGCGGATGGCCGTACGCGTCACCGACTTCGCCTGCCTGCCGGGCGACCCCGCCGCCGCACTGCCCGGCGCCCATGTCGTGCCGGACGAGGAGGCGCTGCGGGCCGAGGTGCGCGCGGCCGTCGCCGACCACCTGGGCCCGGTGCTCACCGGATTCGGACCGCGGATGCGACGTGGCCCGCGCGCCCTGTGGGGCATGGCGACGGACGAGATCGTCGAGGGGCTCTGGTACATCGCCCATCTGCTCGGCGAGGAGCGCCGGGCGATGCGGGAGCTCGAACTGCTGCTGCCCGGCACGACGAAGCCGTACGTCGGCAAGCCCGCGTTCCGTGAACTCACCGGCCCCGACGGGCAGTCGCTGCCGACCCGCGACCGGGCGAGCTGCTGCCTCTTCTACACGCTGCGTCCCGAGGACACCTGCGTGACGTGCCCCCGCACCTGCGACGCGGACCGAGTGGCGAGGCTGAGCGCAACCGCCTGA
- a CDS encoding DUF2637 domain-containing protein, with protein sequence MRLTDISLDWLLPGAVLLLGLLAAVAVLARSKRAGERAAASSDDSWERSEERRRRKEAVYGTASYLLLFCCAAVAAALSFHGLVGFGQQNLNLSGGWEYLVPFGLDGAAMFCSVLAVREASHGDAALGSRILVWTFAGAAAWFNWVHAPRGISHAGAPHFFAGMSLSAAVLFDRALKQTRRAALREQGLVPRPLPQIRIVRWLRAPRETYGAWSLMLLEGVRTLDEAVDEVREDKREKEQTRLRRREHEKLERAQLKAISRGHPTLGGRGGRQVDVQTAVSAGSGTGQAGAEPAISEDPPPSPQEQLPLRARPSLQAVRGGPEAGKPVTVDLTAEDDTQALPRLDSLEQKLKDLEQQFG encoded by the coding sequence ATGAGACTGACCGACATATCGCTGGACTGGCTGCTTCCCGGCGCCGTGCTGCTCCTGGGCCTGCTGGCGGCGGTGGCGGTCCTCGCGCGCAGCAAGCGCGCCGGGGAAAGAGCGGCCGCGTCGTCCGACGACTCGTGGGAGCGCAGCGAGGAACGCCGCAGGCGCAAGGAGGCCGTCTACGGCACCGCGTCCTATCTGCTGCTGTTCTGCTGCGCCGCCGTGGCCGCCGCACTCTCCTTCCACGGGCTTGTCGGCTTCGGCCAGCAGAACCTGAACCTGTCCGGGGGCTGGGAGTACCTCGTCCCGTTCGGCCTCGACGGCGCGGCCATGTTCTGCTCCGTGCTCGCGGTGCGCGAGGCGAGCCACGGCGACGCGGCGCTCGGCTCCCGGATACTCGTGTGGACCTTCGCGGGCGCCGCCGCCTGGTTCAACTGGGTGCACGCGCCGCGCGGCATCAGCCACGCGGGCGCCCCGCACTTCTTCGCCGGCATGTCACTGTCGGCCGCGGTCCTCTTCGACCGCGCGCTGAAGCAGACGCGCCGCGCGGCCCTGCGTGAACAGGGCCTGGTGCCACGGCCGTTGCCGCAGATCCGGATCGTGCGGTGGCTGCGCGCGCCCCGCGAGACGTACGGCGCCTGGTCGCTGATGCTGCTCGAGGGTGTGCGCACCCTGGACGAAGCGGTGGACGAGGTGCGGGAGGACAAGCGCGAGAAGGAGCAGACCCGGCTGCGCAGGCGCGAGCACGAGAAGCTGGAGCGGGCCCAGCTCAAGGCGATCAGCCGGGGCCACCCCACGCTCGGCGGGCGCGGAGGGCGTCAGGTGGACGTGCAGACCGCCGTCTCCGCGGGGTCCGGCACGGGGCAGGCGGGCGCGGAGCCTGCCATATCGGAGGACCCGCCGCCCTCACCCCAGGAACAGCTCCCGCTGCGCGCGCGTCCCTCCCTCCAGGCCGTCAGAGGCGGCCCTGAAGCCGGCAAGCCCGTCACGGTCGACCTCACGGCGGAGGACGACA